The Fusobacterium sp. DD2 nucleotide sequence ACACAATCCCTGTTTCTAGAAAAAAAGTCTCTTATTTTAGTTCTTATTACTGGGGTACTCTCAAGATGTTTTGATCCATATCCGTGTATCACCATTATCTCTTTTCTGTCTCCAGCCTTATAAAGTTTATTATACTTTGTAATAAATACTTTTAAAGCATCATCAAAGTTCATATAATGTAAGTCAATCTCATTATACATAGAATACCTCTCCCAAAAATTCTAAAATTATTGAAAAAAAAAGAGTCCTTTCGGACTCTTTAAAATTCAGTACTACTCAGCAGCAATTGCTCCAACTGGACATCCACCAGCGCAAGCACCACAGTCTACACAAGCTTCTCCGATAGCGAATTTTCCATCATCAGTTGCTGATATAGCTCCAACTGGACAAGTTCCTTCGCAAGCTCCACATCCGATACAAGTATCTT carries:
- a CDS encoding Smr/MutS family protein, with the protein product MYNEIDLHYMNFDDALKVFITKYNKLYKAGDRKEIMVIHGYGSKHLESTPVIRTKIRDFFSRNRDCVKMRLDMNPGVTYVTPLKPLPIPKRKKR
- a CDS encoding 4Fe-4S binding protein, with protein sequence MHVIDKDTCIGCGACEGTCPVGAISATDDGKFAIGEACVDCGACAGGCPVGAIAAE